A single region of the Paraburkholderia sp. SOS3 genome encodes:
- a CDS encoding acetamidase/formamidase family protein encodes MELLRFTTESYAEVDRMRAWSEALEAVGLRCGARQASAQHLHGTISSRKSNNDFELIVLAAFAQTIEFKVDGADTLAIVLHLDGGATLVANGVRTQVAIGDIVYASSREEAHLSFTSDFRAFAIRVPRSAINARLLTPFSLHAGRLPGEAGIGHVFSGFLRSIAESMETLSLDDLRPLELALAEFLIASLAGHHKNSGFSGLTPSQASLFSRVCRTIESSLANPDLGLASIAKEERVSPRYLQKLFETVGQNFSTYLRSRRLERCRADLANPLYEKVSIADVCFRWGFNDSAYFSRAFREQYGASPRTFRHEGGLELARHLVQRISRGLPVNAGSLLAHAQLAAQDAVHQVADMAGAGFVEPPDASSAPPPRTSGKPRHHLLRATANTIHWGYFSHDLKPVLEVDSGDKVTIETLTQHAADDWERMVQGDPGAESVFHWTANRKNVNRRGAGPMDASIYGRGAGEGFGVHICTGPIAVRGAEPGDVLEIRILDIHPRRCANPKFAGRAFGSNAAAWWGFHYRELLTEPKPREVVTIYELDTDATAGERACARAVYNFRWTPQRDPFGVMHPTIDYPGVPVDHSTVVENHDILKDVQIPVRPHFGVVTVAPQQDGLIDSIPPSAFGGNLDNWRVTRGASVFLPVGVAGALLSIGDPHASQGDSELCGTAIECSLTGDFQLVLHKKETLGKQEFSDLTYPLVETAEEWVLHGFSHPNYLAEFGTSAQSAVYEKSTLDLAMRDAFIKTRRFLMTTKGLSEDEAISLISVAIDFGVTQVVDGNWGVHAIIRKALFKNSSRE; translated from the coding sequence TTGGAGTTACTGCGTTTCACTACCGAGTCGTACGCCGAAGTGGATCGCATGCGAGCATGGAGCGAGGCGCTCGAAGCGGTTGGCCTGCGCTGCGGCGCACGTCAGGCAAGCGCGCAGCACTTGCATGGAACCATCAGCTCGCGCAAGTCGAACAACGACTTTGAGCTGATCGTGCTGGCCGCGTTTGCGCAAACCATCGAGTTCAAGGTCGACGGCGCCGACACACTCGCCATCGTGCTGCATCTGGACGGTGGCGCGACACTCGTCGCCAACGGCGTGCGTACGCAAGTTGCTATCGGCGATATTGTCTATGCGTCGTCGCGCGAGGAAGCTCATCTGTCCTTCACTTCGGACTTCCGCGCATTCGCGATTCGCGTGCCCCGCTCTGCCATCAACGCACGCCTTCTAACGCCGTTCTCGCTCCATGCAGGCCGTTTGCCAGGCGAGGCCGGCATCGGTCATGTGTTCTCGGGCTTTTTGCGCTCGATCGCTGAAAGCATGGAGACGTTGTCACTCGATGACTTGCGGCCTCTCGAACTCGCGCTTGCGGAGTTTCTGATCGCGAGTCTCGCCGGTCACCACAAGAACAGTGGCTTCAGTGGCCTCACGCCCTCTCAGGCCTCGCTCTTTTCGCGCGTATGCCGGACCATCGAGAGCAGTCTCGCTAACCCCGATCTCGGACTGGCATCGATAGCAAAAGAAGAACGCGTCTCGCCGCGCTATCTGCAAAAGCTGTTTGAGACGGTTGGGCAGAACTTCTCTACTTACCTGCGCTCACGCAGACTGGAGCGCTGCCGCGCGGATCTGGCCAATCCGCTGTATGAAAAGGTTTCGATTGCCGACGTCTGCTTTCGCTGGGGTTTCAACGATTCCGCGTATTTCAGCCGCGCGTTTCGTGAACAATATGGCGCGTCGCCGCGCACTTTCCGGCACGAAGGAGGGCTTGAACTGGCGCGCCATCTCGTGCAGCGAATTTCGCGCGGATTACCGGTCAACGCCGGGAGCTTGCTCGCGCACGCGCAACTCGCCGCGCAGGATGCAGTTCATCAAGTCGCAGACATGGCCGGGGCCGGCTTCGTTGAGCCGCCTGACGCATCCTCCGCCCCACCGCCGCGCACGTCCGGCAAGCCGCGCCATCATCTTCTGCGCGCAACGGCCAATACGATTCACTGGGGCTACTTCAGCCACGATCTCAAGCCGGTGCTCGAAGTCGACAGCGGCGACAAGGTGACGATCGAAACGCTCACGCAGCACGCGGCTGACGATTGGGAGCGTATGGTGCAGGGTGACCCTGGCGCCGAAAGCGTGTTCCACTGGACCGCCAACCGCAAGAATGTGAACCGGCGCGGAGCGGGCCCGATGGACGCGTCCATCTACGGACGCGGCGCAGGAGAAGGCTTCGGCGTGCACATCTGTACGGGACCCATCGCCGTGCGCGGTGCCGAACCCGGCGACGTGCTGGAAATCCGCATCCTCGACATTCACCCGCGCCGTTGCGCCAATCCCAAGTTCGCTGGCCGCGCGTTCGGCAGCAATGCCGCTGCCTGGTGGGGTTTCCACTATCGCGAACTGTTGACCGAGCCGAAACCGCGCGAGGTCGTCACCATCTATGAGCTCGACACCGACGCCACCGCAGGCGAACGCGCCTGTGCGCGCGCCGTCTATAACTTCCGCTGGACACCTCAGCGCGATCCTTTTGGCGTGATGCATCCGACGATCGACTATCCCGGCGTGCCCGTCGATCATTCGACCGTCGTCGAGAACCACGACATCCTGAAAGACGTCCAGATTCCGGTGCGTCCACACTTTGGCGTAGTCACCGTCGCTCCGCAACAGGATGGTCTGATCGATTCGATTCCGCCGTCCGCGTTCGGCGGCAATCTCGACAACTGGCGCGTCACGCGCGGTGCAAGCGTGTTCTTGCCCGTAGGGGTAGCCGGCGCGCTGCTCTCCATTGGGGACCCGCATGCATCGCAAGGAGACTCGGAATTGTGCGGCACCGCAATCGAGTGTTCCCTCACCGGCGACTTCCAGCTGGTGCTTCACAAGAAAGAGACGCTTGGCAAACAGGAGTTTTCGGACCTTACATATCCATTAGTCGAAACCGCCGAGGAATGGGTTCTTCACGGTTTCAGTCATCCAAACTATCTGGCCGAGTTCGGCACCAGCGCGCAAAGCGCTGTGTACGAAAAGTCCACGCTTGATCTTGCGATGCGCGACGCGTTCATCAAGACGCGGCGCTTTCTGATGACCACCAAGGGACTTTCAGAAGACGAAGCGATCTCCCTTATCTCGGTCGCGATCGATTTCGGTGTGACGCAGGTCGTGGATGGCAACTGGGGTGTGCACGCCATTATCCGTAAGGCACTTTTCAAGAACTCGAGTCGCGAGTGA
- a CDS encoding sulfite exporter TauE/SafE family protein, producing MFDFHLSGGLLYPHLQAFDTLALIGIALALVLGGMVKGITGIGVPLVAMPILVHFLPVQQAVLLLSMPIILGNIPQALEGGELLQTVRKISAPLIGTVIGNVAGVSLLIRLEPHDALAMSGATLIVAAGLMLAAPKLKLAPPLVKPVGFALGFGAALMESIASVPGPLLAMYLIATGATGRAFTKQIAIILVVSIVTLVTTFSSGARANGFDLLISAAASVPAIAGMLVIRPLRDRLHPLAFRAVVLVCVLAAAVQMIVKSGVL from the coding sequence ATGTTCGACTTCCATCTCTCAGGGGGCCTGCTCTACCCCCATCTGCAGGCATTCGATACGCTCGCGCTGATCGGTATTGCGCTCGCGCTGGTACTGGGCGGCATGGTCAAAGGCATCACGGGGATCGGTGTGCCGCTTGTCGCAATGCCGATCCTCGTGCATTTTCTGCCGGTTCAGCAGGCCGTGCTGCTGCTGTCGATGCCGATCATTCTCGGCAATATTCCACAGGCGCTCGAAGGCGGCGAATTGCTGCAGACGGTCCGGAAAATTTCGGCGCCGCTGATTGGCACAGTGATCGGCAATGTGGCCGGTGTGTCGTTACTGATCCGGCTCGAGCCGCATGACGCGCTGGCGATGTCCGGGGCGACGCTGATTGTCGCGGCGGGCCTGATGCTCGCTGCACCGAAACTCAAACTCGCGCCGCCGCTGGTCAAACCGGTGGGATTCGCGCTGGGCTTTGGCGCCGCGCTGATGGAAAGCATCGCGTCGGTGCCTGGCCCGCTGCTCGCGATGTATCTGATTGCCACGGGAGCGACTGGCCGTGCGTTCACGAAACAGATCGCGATCATCCTCGTCGTATCGATCGTCACGTTGGTCACCACTTTTAGCAGCGGCGCACGCGCGAACGGTTTCGATCTGCTGATTTCCGCAGCCGCAAGTGTCCCCGCGATCGCGGGCATGCTGGTGATCCGGCCGTTGCGCGACCGGCTGCATCCGCTCGCATTTCGCGCGGTGGTGCTCGTGTGTGTACTTGCGGCAGCCGTGCAGATGATTGTGAAGTCGGGCGTGCTGTAA
- a CDS encoding GntR family transcriptional regulator: protein MTDTGTRKHSTHQVRQIVEALEEQIVLGWLLPRERIVEDKLAAEFDCKKHVVREAIFELERMGLVEHVPNKGASVRVLSPIEVQQIYSVREVLEVLAAEQIPLPGTTGFVEELARIQQAHARAVDAKDYRAAFHANMEFHNHLFSACGNPYLAEMIRNSAQKVHGARFYTSASDTHLSLARDEHAAMVVAIRNGEREALVELCRKHLGPSLDTYLAAVRGFFRTAPDAEAKRT from the coding sequence ATGACCGACACAGGCACGCGCAAACACTCGACACATCAAGTCAGGCAGATCGTCGAGGCACTCGAGGAGCAGATCGTCCTCGGGTGGTTATTGCCGCGCGAACGGATCGTCGAGGACAAGCTGGCGGCGGAATTCGACTGCAAGAAGCACGTCGTGCGCGAGGCGATTTTCGAACTCGAGCGAATGGGGTTGGTCGAGCACGTGCCAAATAAAGGCGCGTCGGTACGCGTGCTAAGTCCGATCGAGGTGCAGCAGATTTACTCGGTGCGCGAGGTACTCGAGGTCCTGGCTGCCGAGCAGATTCCGCTGCCGGGCACGACCGGTTTCGTCGAAGAACTGGCGAGAATCCAGCAGGCGCATGCGCGCGCCGTTGACGCGAAAGACTACCGCGCTGCGTTCCACGCAAACATGGAGTTCCACAACCATCTGTTCTCGGCCTGCGGGAATCCCTATCTCGCCGAGATGATCCGCAACTCAGCGCAGAAAGTGCACGGCGCACGTTTCTACACCTCGGCTAGCGATACGCACCTGTCGCTCGCACGTGACGAGCATGCTGCGATGGTCGTCGCCATCAGGAACGGCGAGCGCGAAGCGCTCGTCGAGCTATGTCGGAAGCATCTGGGACCGTCGCTCGATACCTATCTTGCCGCGGTGCGCGGTTTTTTCCGCACGGCACCGGATGCTGAAGCAAAGCGAACTTGA
- a CDS encoding SDR family NAD(P)-dependent oxidoreductase: MKKRLQGKRIVITGAVDNIGKAAVAAFVEEGAKVVIGDIDAARGEKVAAEFGPNVRFIRVDVTDDASVRQLIDDGAHWLGGLDVLAQNAGAMTSGAITELDPSTFDRLFAVNVRGLFLGAKYAVPHLRRAGGGSIINTASLAGKRGQPGLTVYSASKGAVIAFGTTLALELAQDRIRVNTICPGWIDTTFNDPIVGYMGGRGVQDEKVAAAVPLGRQGLPSEVAPLFVFLASDESSYVNAQALLVDGGTFNA; encoded by the coding sequence GTGAAGAAGAGGCTCCAAGGCAAGCGGATCGTCATCACCGGAGCGGTCGACAATATCGGCAAGGCGGCGGTCGCCGCGTTCGTCGAGGAAGGCGCGAAAGTGGTGATCGGCGACATCGACGCCGCGCGCGGCGAGAAAGTCGCTGCGGAATTCGGCCCGAACGTCAGATTTATCCGGGTCGATGTCACCGACGACGCCAGCGTCAGACAACTGATCGACGACGGAGCTCACTGGCTGGGCGGGCTGGACGTGCTCGCACAGAACGCAGGCGCGATGACCTCCGGCGCGATCACCGAGCTCGATCCGTCGACCTTCGACAGGCTCTTCGCCGTCAACGTGCGCGGCCTTTTCCTCGGGGCCAAGTACGCCGTGCCGCATCTGCGGCGTGCGGGCGGCGGCTCGATCATCAACACCGCTTCGCTCGCCGGCAAGCGCGGCCAGCCCGGTCTGACGGTCTATTCGGCATCGAAGGGCGCGGTCATTGCATTCGGCACGACGCTCGCGCTCGAACTCGCGCAAGACCGCATCCGCGTAAATACGATCTGCCCGGGCTGGATCGATACGACGTTCAACGATCCGATTGTCGGCTACATGGGCGGCCGCGGCGTGCAGGACGAAAAAGTCGCTGCGGCAGTTCCGCTTGGCCGTCAGGGACTGCCGTCGGAGGTCGCGCCGCTCTTCGTGTTCCTCGCGTCGGATGAATCGTCGTACGTCAATGCACAGGCGCTGCTTGTCGACGGCGGCACTTTCAACGCCTGA
- a CDS encoding sugar-binding protein, giving the protein MVRNLSLVALSAVLCAASITHASAAEKKQLYFVANGPVDFWKLAEAGMKKAQAELPGYTMEMKYPEQASAAVQNRLLDDLVANGASGIILSAVDPKTQTTELDKVAGQSLLVTTDSDAPDSKRAFYLGSSNLQAGHQAADILKKAMPKGGVCVAFAATPGSDNAVQRLQGMREGLQGTNIKIDSIRSDEMDQARAQRNVADILAARSDVNCMIGVFAYNTPQIYLALQQAGKVGKVTVVGFDNDQGTLVGIKAGAVAGTVVQQPFQWGYLGMKYMARYLQGDKSFIPANHEIIVPTQIIDKSNVDGFMAQVKTWLGKK; this is encoded by the coding sequence ATGGTTCGCAATCTGTCGCTCGTCGCGCTGTCAGCGGTGCTGTGCGCGGCGTCGATCACGCACGCGTCGGCCGCCGAAAAAAAGCAGTTGTATTTCGTCGCCAACGGCCCGGTCGATTTCTGGAAACTCGCCGAAGCCGGCATGAAGAAGGCGCAAGCCGAACTGCCGGGCTATACGATGGAAATGAAGTATCCGGAACAGGCGTCGGCGGCAGTGCAGAACCGGCTGCTCGACGATCTCGTTGCGAACGGCGCTTCGGGCATCATCCTCAGCGCAGTCGACCCGAAAACCCAGACGACCGAACTCGACAAGGTCGCGGGCCAAAGCCTGCTCGTCACCACCGACAGCGATGCGCCCGACAGCAAGCGCGCGTTCTATCTCGGCTCGAGCAACCTGCAGGCAGGCCACCAGGCCGCGGACATCCTGAAGAAGGCGATGCCCAAAGGCGGCGTCTGCGTCGCATTCGCCGCCACGCCCGGATCGGACAACGCGGTGCAGCGTCTGCAGGGCATGCGCGAAGGCCTGCAAGGCACGAACATCAAGATCGACAGCATTCGCTCGGACGAGATGGATCAGGCGCGCGCGCAGCGCAACGTCGCCGACATTCTCGCCGCGCGCAGCGACGTGAATTGCATGATCGGCGTGTTCGCGTACAACACGCCGCAGATCTATCTCGCGCTTCAGCAGGCCGGCAAGGTGGGCAAGGTGACGGTGGTCGGCTTCGACAACGATCAGGGCACGCTTGTCGGGATCAAGGCGGGCGCGGTCGCGGGCACAGTCGTGCAGCAGCCGTTCCAGTGGGGCTATCTCGGCATGAAGTACATGGCCAGGTACCTGCAAGGCGACAAGTCGTTCATCCCCGCGAATCACGAGATCATCGTGCCGACGCAGATCATCGACAAGTCGAACGTCGACGGATTCATGGCGCAGGTCAAGACCTGGCTCGGCAAGAAGTGA
- a CDS encoding sugar ABC transporter ATP-binding protein, which yields MNAPLLSLSSITKDYGSVRALKGVSFSIDAGEVVGLIGENGAGKSTLMKVLGGVIEPTSGSIAIEGREHGALTVQQSLGAGIAFVHQELNLFENLDVAANVFIGREPRRGGLLKLVDNRALHARVKPLLQRLGCDFHADTPVAELSIAQCQMLEIVKALSLDAKLIIMDEPTSSLTTAETNRLLGVVDGLKQSGVAIIFITHRLSEIERCADRVIGLRDGSMVGSLTREEIGRDAMIRLMIGRSLKTLYEPPASPPGQAVLELDGFATQTWRASEVTLGLRGGEILGMAGLIGAGRTELARAIFGIDKPERGSMRLDGEPLAIGAPRDAIVRGIFLVPEDRKRSGLVLDDSIAQNVSLASLDAVSRGGLIDVKAERRLAEEQRRALRIKTPDVDTPAASLSGGNQQKVVLAKWLCMRPRVVIFDEPTRGVDAGAKSEIYALMRELADRGVAILMISSDMEEVIGVSDRVAVMHEGAIRGILDRDQLSEANIMHLAIGNVLH from the coding sequence ATGAATGCCCCGCTGCTTTCGCTCTCGAGCATCACGAAGGACTATGGCTCGGTACGCGCGCTGAAAGGCGTGTCGTTTTCCATCGACGCGGGCGAAGTGGTCGGGCTGATCGGCGAGAACGGTGCGGGCAAATCGACGCTCATGAAAGTACTTGGCGGTGTGATCGAGCCGACCTCGGGTTCGATCGCGATCGAGGGGCGCGAGCACGGTGCGCTTACCGTTCAGCAGTCGCTCGGCGCCGGTATCGCGTTCGTGCATCAGGAACTGAACCTGTTCGAGAACCTCGATGTCGCCGCAAACGTCTTCATCGGCCGCGAGCCGCGTCGTGGCGGACTGCTGAAGCTGGTCGACAACCGCGCGCTGCACGCGCGCGTGAAGCCGCTGCTGCAGCGGCTCGGCTGCGATTTTCACGCGGACACGCCGGTCGCGGAACTGTCGATAGCGCAATGCCAGATGCTCGAAATCGTGAAGGCGCTGTCGCTCGACGCAAAGCTCATCATCATGGACGAGCCCACTTCGAGCCTGACGACCGCCGAGACGAACCGTCTGCTAGGCGTTGTAGACGGTCTGAAGCAGAGCGGTGTGGCGATCATCTTTATTACGCATCGGCTAAGCGAGATCGAGCGTTGCGCGGACCGTGTGATCGGTTTGCGCGATGGCTCGATGGTCGGCTCGCTCACGCGCGAGGAGATCGGCCGTGACGCGATGATCAGGCTGATGATCGGCCGCAGCCTGAAAACGCTCTATGAACCGCCGGCGTCGCCGCCGGGCCAAGCCGTACTGGAGCTCGACGGATTTGCCACGCAAACGTGGCGAGCGAGCGAGGTGACGCTTGGACTGCGCGGTGGCGAGATCCTCGGCATGGCGGGGTTGATTGGCGCGGGCCGTACGGAACTCGCACGCGCGATCTTCGGAATCGACAAGCCGGAGCGCGGCTCGATGCGACTGGACGGCGAGCCGCTCGCGATCGGCGCGCCGCGCGACGCAATCGTGCGCGGCATCTTTCTCGTACCGGAAGATCGCAAGCGATCGGGGCTGGTGCTCGACGATTCGATCGCGCAAAACGTATCGCTTGCGAGCCTCGATGCGGTGTCGCGAGGCGGATTGATCGACGTGAAGGCCGAGCGGCGCCTTGCCGAGGAGCAACGGCGCGCGCTGCGCATCAAGACGCCTGACGTCGATACGCCGGCCGCGTCGCTGTCGGGCGGCAATCAGCAGAAAGTGGTGCTGGCCAAGTGGCTGTGCATGCGCCCGCGTGTCGTGATCTTCGACGAACCGACCCGCGGCGTCGACGCCGGCGCGAAAAGCGAAATCTATGCGCTGATGCGCGAGCTCGCCGACCGCGGCGTTGCGATCCTGATGATTTCGAGCGACATGGAAGAAGTCATCGGCGTCAGCGACCGGGTCGCGGTCATGCACGAAGGCGCGATCAGGGGCATTCTCGATCGCGACCAGTTGAGCGAGGCGAACATCATGCATCTCGCGATCGGCAACGTTCTACATTGA
- a CDS encoding ABC transporter permease, with product MLKKDLGLLVVILIVGAVVAAINPRFISPANLSNTANLIGLFGLFSIGEGFVIITGGIDLSIGAVFALLGVIYITLLSSVGMNWLAATGLMLAAGVAMGLVHGLLVTRLKMQPFVVTLCGLLIYRGVARYYTDDGNAGFDFGQTFPTLEWLTTGHVAGVPNSFIAFVIVAIVMGVVLHKSVFGRHLFAVGKNEEAARYSGINTRFVIISAYVICSVLAAISSVYFAMYTRSVAPASHGTFYELYGIAAAVLGGCSLRGGEGSVFGIALGAVLLQVLQNLVNLLGIPSSLNFAVMGTVIVIGVLFDGQLQALRKRRAASIAHAQRVVATK from the coding sequence ATGCTGAAAAAAGATCTGGGCCTGCTCGTGGTGATCCTCATAGTGGGCGCCGTGGTCGCCGCGATCAATCCGCGTTTCATTTCACCCGCGAACCTGTCGAACACGGCAAATCTGATCGGGCTGTTCGGTCTGTTCTCGATCGGCGAGGGGTTTGTCATCATTACCGGCGGTATCGACCTGTCGATCGGCGCGGTCTTCGCGCTGCTCGGGGTAATCTACATCACACTGCTTTCGTCGGTCGGCATGAACTGGCTTGCAGCAACCGGTCTCATGCTGGCGGCAGGCGTCGCGATGGGACTCGTGCACGGCCTGCTCGTTACACGCCTCAAAATGCAGCCGTTCGTCGTTACCTTGTGCGGACTGCTCATCTATCGCGGCGTCGCGCGCTACTACACCGACGACGGCAACGCGGGATTCGACTTCGGGCAGACCTTCCCGACGCTCGAGTGGCTCACCACCGGCCACGTCGCGGGCGTGCCGAACAGTTTCATCGCGTTCGTGATAGTCGCGATCGTGATGGGCGTCGTGCTGCACAAGTCCGTGTTCGGACGACATCTTTTCGCGGTCGGCAAGAACGAGGAAGCGGCGCGCTATTCCGGCATCAACACCCGTTTCGTGATCATATCCGCGTACGTGATCTGTTCGGTGCTCGCGGCTATCTCGTCGGTGTATTTCGCGATGTACACGCGTTCGGTCGCGCCTGCTTCGCACGGAACGTTCTATGAGCTGTACGGTATCGCGGCCGCGGTGCTCGGCGGCTGCTCGCTGCGCGGCGGCGAAGGATCGGTATTCGGCATTGCGTTGGGTGCCGTGTTGCTGCAAGTGCTGCAAAACCTCGTCAATCTGCTCGGCATTCCGTCATCGCTCAACTTCGCGGTGATGGGTACCGTGATCGTGATCGGCGTGCTGTTCGACGGACAGTTGCAGGCGCTGCGCAAACGTCGCGCGGCGAGCATCGCTCACGCACAGCGCGTCGTCGCAACGAAATAG
- a CDS encoding amidohydrolase family protein encodes MSHPANHDAPLCAPPPPAQTRSGEFAMPAYAVDAHAHVIGMPPRHPWMPDRAYTPYEASAQAYLRMLDEVGCAFGVLVQVSVHGQDNTLMLDTLRAHRDRLRGVVVPSLSLPDARYQAMNDAGTVGMRINAMHAGGGISFDQLDEYDALACDWGWHLQMLVDARQLVELAPRLSKLRSTLVIDHMGHVPAASGVQTPGFTTLVDMVRDGAWVKLSGAYRMSEAEPPYRDTAAFAQRLVDAARERCVWGSDWPHVAHWRTMPTVAQLLDTLALWVPDAPTRDAILTTNAHALYGFSPRG; translated from the coding sequence ATGTCACACCCTGCGAACCACGACGCGCCGCTCTGCGCGCCACCGCCGCCGGCGCAAACACGCTCTGGCGAGTTTGCAATGCCCGCTTATGCGGTCGATGCGCACGCCCATGTGATTGGTATGCCGCCGCGCCATCCATGGATGCCGGACCGCGCCTATACGCCGTACGAGGCTAGCGCACAAGCGTACCTGCGCATGCTCGACGAGGTCGGCTGCGCGTTCGGCGTGCTCGTGCAGGTCAGCGTACATGGCCAGGACAATACGCTGATGCTCGACACGTTGCGCGCGCATCGCGACCGGCTGCGCGGTGTCGTCGTGCCGTCGTTGTCGCTTCCCGACGCACGGTATCAGGCCATGAACGACGCGGGCACGGTCGGCATGCGTATCAATGCCATGCATGCAGGCGGCGGCATTTCATTCGACCAGCTCGACGAATACGACGCGCTGGCATGCGACTGGGGCTGGCATCTGCAAATGCTCGTCGATGCGCGTCAGCTGGTCGAACTCGCGCCACGGCTGTCGAAACTTCGCTCGACGCTCGTGATCGATCATATGGGACACGTGCCTGCGGCAAGCGGCGTGCAAACACCGGGTTTCACCACGCTCGTCGACATGGTGCGCGACGGCGCGTGGGTCAAGCTATCGGGTGCCTATCGCATGAGCGAAGCGGAGCCGCCATATCGCGATACGGCCGCTTTCGCGCAACGGCTCGTCGACGCCGCGCGCGAGCGCTGCGTGTGGGGCTCGGACTGGCCGCATGTCGCGCATTGGCGCACGATGCCCACCGTCGCGCAGTTGCTCGATACGCTTGCGCTGTGGGTGCCCGACGCTCCGACTCGCGACGCGATCCTCACGACCAACGCGCATGCGCTCTATGGTTTTTCGCCGCGCGGCTGA
- a CDS encoding IlvD/Edd family dehydratase, with amino-acid sequence MADTRKQEREADAAANATSNDKTGLRRGLTNYGDNGFSLFLRKAFIKGAGFTDGALDRPVVGIVNTGSAYNPCHGNAPQLIEAVKRGVMLAGGLPMDFPTISIHESFSAPTSMYLRNLMSMDTEEMLRAQPMDAVVLIGGCDKTVPAQLMGAASAGLPAIQLITGSMLTGSHRSERVGACTDCRRYWGRFRAEEIDADEIDDVNNQLVASVGTCSVMGTASTMACIAEALGMTVPGGASPPAVTADRMRIAERTGEQAVRIARERLTIDRILTPEAFENAMRVLLAIGGSTNGIIHLAAIAGRCGLEIDMKALDRMGRETPVLVDLKPSGQHYMEDFHHAGGMATLLRELKPLLNLNALTVTGRTLGEEIGRAGEGFAQDVVKPFDQPIYPQGGIAVLEGNLAPGGAIIKQSAADPALMEHTGRAVVFENAEDMANRIDRDDLDVTADDILVLKNIGPKGAPGMPEAGYIPIPRKLARAGVKDIVRISDGRMSGTAFGTIVLHVTPEAAVGGPLAYVKTGDRIRLSVAERKLEWMVSEAELAERMRAVPVVAPTAGRGYRKLFLETVTQADQGVDFDFLRAEEVKAKIPRSS; translated from the coding sequence ATGGCTGACACCAGGAAGCAGGAACGCGAGGCCGACGCGGCCGCCAATGCGACGTCGAATGACAAGACGGGCTTGCGCCGTGGGCTGACGAACTACGGCGATAACGGCTTTTCTCTTTTCCTGCGCAAGGCCTTCATCAAGGGCGCAGGGTTCACCGACGGCGCGCTGGATCGCCCCGTCGTGGGCATCGTCAACACGGGCAGCGCCTACAACCCGTGCCATGGCAACGCGCCGCAACTGATCGAGGCCGTCAAACGCGGCGTGATGCTGGCGGGCGGCCTGCCGATGGACTTTCCCACGATCTCGATCCACGAAAGCTTCTCCGCGCCGACGAGCATGTACTTGCGCAACCTCATGTCGATGGACACCGAGGAAATGCTCCGCGCGCAACCGATGGACGCAGTCGTGCTGATCGGCGGCTGCGACAAGACGGTCCCCGCGCAGTTGATGGGCGCTGCATCGGCCGGGCTGCCAGCGATCCAGTTGATCACGGGTTCGATGCTGACGGGCTCGCATCGCAGCGAACGGGTCGGTGCATGCACCGATTGCCGGCGTTATTGGGGGCGCTTTCGCGCCGAGGAAATCGACGCTGACGAGATCGATGACGTGAACAATCAGCTTGTGGCAAGCGTCGGCACGTGCTCGGTGATGGGTACCGCAAGTACCATGGCATGCATTGCCGAGGCGCTCGGCATGACGGTGCCCGGCGGTGCGTCGCCGCCCGCCGTGACGGCCGACCGCATGCGGATTGCGGAACGCACGGGCGAACAGGCGGTGCGTATAGCGCGCGAACGTCTGACCATCGACAGGATCCTGACGCCCGAGGCGTTCGAGAATGCGATGCGCGTGCTGCTTGCGATCGGCGGCTCGACGAACGGCATTATCCATCTCGCGGCCATCGCGGGGCGCTGCGGACTCGAGATCGACATGAAGGCGCTCGACAGAATGGGCCGCGAAACGCCAGTGCTTGTCGATCTGAAACCTTCCGGCCAGCACTATATGGAAGATTTCCATCACGCAGGCGGTATGGCGACCTTGCTTCGCGAACTGAAGCCCTTGCTCAATCTGAATGCACTCACCGTGACGGGGCGCACGCTCGGGGAAGAAATCGGGCGCGCAGGCGAGGGGTTTGCGCAGGACGTCGTCAAGCCGTTCGATCAGCCGATCTATCCGCAAGGCGGCATCGCCGTACTCGAGGGCAATCTGGCGCCTGGCGGCGCGATCATCAAGCAATCCGCGGCCGATCCGGCTTTGATGGAACACACGGGGCGCGCCGTTGTCTTCGAGAACGCCGAGGATATGGCCAATCGCATCGACCGCGACGATCTCGATGTCACCGCCGACGACATCCTCGTGCTGAAGAATATCGGCCCGAAAGGCGCACCGGGTATGCCTGAGGCCGGCTACATTCCGATTCCGCGCAAGCTGGCGCGAGCGGGAGTAAAAGACATCGTGCGCATTTCGGATGGCCGCATGAGCGGCACGGCGTTCGGCACCATCGTTCTGCACGTGACGCCTGAAGCGGCGGTGGGCGGCCCGCTGGCCTATGTGAAGACGGGAGATCGCATCCGGCTAAGCGTCGCGGAACGCAAGCTCGAATGGATGGTGTCCGAGGCGGAACTCGCCGAGCGCATGCGCGCCGTGCCGGTCGTGGCACCTACCGCCGGACGCGGTTATCGCAAGCTGTTCCTCGAAACGGTCACGCAGGCGGATCAGGGTGTGGATTTCGATTTCCTTCGGGCGGAAGAGGTGAAAGCGAAAATACCGCGGTCGTCTTGA